CCGCGATTTCCGCCAGACCGGAAATGGGAACCATTATTCACCTCCCTCGGAGAGATGGAGCAACCTATTCTACCCGTTATTCTTCCCCCGGAACACCGATCCCGAAGTCCCCTTATCGACTGCCTGGCGCGGCGAACCGGGGACCCAAGGCGATGGGGGGGGGTTCCGCGGAGACTGGGCGGGGACACTCCTCTCCCGCATCCCGGAGATGAATCAGGAGATGTCCCCGGCGAATGGAGTCGAGCGGAATGGCAGCGAGCGGTCGCAGGTCGCGAGCGTAGCGGAGAGGAATCCCCTGCGAGCCATGGTCCCCGGGAACCGACGCCGCCGCAGCCCGGCGCTCGACCGCGGCGCCGGATACGCTATAATTGGTCCCTCATCAATCCGACGGAAGGAGCGTGGACATGGAGGCGCGAGGGGAGCGGGAGGTCCGGGCCTGCCTGGAGGCACACGGCGTCCGCGGAGAGATCCGCACCTTCGAGGAGTCGACCCACAACGCGGAGCTCGCCGCGCGGGAACTCGGGGTCGAACTGGGCCAGATCGCCAATACGATCCTGCTGCTCGTCGATGGGGCGCCCGTGGTCGTAGTGATCTCCGGGGACCAGCGGATCGATTTCAAGAAGGTCAAGGCCCTTCGGAAAGGCAAGAAGGTCCGGCTGGCGGGCCCCGACGAGGTGGTCGCCCACACGGGGTTCGCCGTCGGCGCCGTCTCGCCGGTGGCGCTCCCCGAAGGGGTGCCGATCTACCTCGACTCCTCGCTCCTCCGCTATGAGACGATCTACCCCGCCGCCGGGGAGACGAACAACATGTTCGAGACGACCACCGGGGAGCTGCTCTCCCTGTCCGGAGCGGCCGAAGCCGACCTCGCCCGCTGAGCCTGCGCCCACGACCGGGCGCCCCGGAAAGACGGGGCGGATGGCGGAGATGCCGCAGGAGGGGGGTGGAGCGAGGTAAAGCGCAGCCGTGTGGGTGCACCGCACGGCGACCCACGAGCGGAACCCCCCTCCGAGGCAGCGGAGCCGATACCCGGGCGCCCTCGCGAGCGGGTGCAGGTCGCGAGCGTAACGGATCGCACTTCCCGCAAGCCAGGGTCCTTCCGCAGCGGTCCCCCCGGAGGAGGCGCCGCGAAGGATGGGGCTCAGCCCTCGACCTTGAGGATTCGGATCAGCCGCGAAAGGTAGGTCGGCTGAAGACCGAGCATCTCCGCCGCCTTTGTCTTGCTCCCCCTGGACTTGCGGATCGCCCGGAGGATGATCGCCCGCTTGTGGTCCCGGACCGACTCG
This is a stretch of genomic DNA from Candidatus Deferrimicrobiaceae bacterium. It encodes these proteins:
- a CDS encoding YbaK/EbsC family protein, coding for MEARGEREVRACLEAHGVRGEIRTFEESTHNAELAARELGVELGQIANTILLLVDGAPVVVVISGDQRIDFKKVKALRKGKKVRLAGPDEVVAHTGFAVGAVSPVALPEGVPIYLDSSLLRYETIYPAAGETNNMFETTTGELLSLSGAAEADLAR